One Brassica napus cultivar Da-Ae chromosome C4, Da-Ae, whole genome shotgun sequence genomic region harbors:
- the LOC106396952 gene encoding uncharacterized protein LOC106396952 yields MAMQLSFLALFLLTAALISPSLVVSVSLVEGKVSCYDCPSDYDYSGIMISVSCSHSKTRFTVSTDKKGEFMSELPSRVKSDCEAELQGSFKQLYASKKNIMSKIVKLEGDKYGLSSKLIFLKSCPRSLRSFSSSKTVDLPVPPEWGLAPTSYYLPFFPIIGIP; encoded by the exons ATGGCTATGCAGTTAAGTTTCCTAGCTTTGTTCCTTCTCACGGCCGCTTTGATCTCACCTTCCCTCGTGGTCTCGGTTTCGCTAGTCGAGGGAAAAGTCTCTTGTTACGACTGTCCCAGTGATTACGATTATTCAG GAATCATGATCAGCGTTAGTTGTAGCCACTCCAAGACGCGTTTCACCGTCTCAACCGACAAGAAGGGCGAGTTTATGTCGGAACTTCCCTCGAGAGTCAAATCGGATTGCGAAGCGGAGCTCCAAGGTAGCTTCAAGCAACTTTATGCATCCAAAAAGAACATTATGTCGAAGATTGTGAAGCTCGAAGGTGACAAGTATGGTCTCTCTTCGAAGTTGATCTTCTTGAAATCATGTCCAAGAAGCCTCAGATCTTTCAGTTCGTCCAAGACCGTTGATTTGCCTGTTCCTCCGGAGTGGGGGCTGGCTCCCACGAGCTATTATCTTCCCTTCTTCCCCATCATCGGTATCCCATAA